One genomic window of Anas acuta chromosome 14, bAnaAcu1.1, whole genome shotgun sequence includes the following:
- the LOC137864510 gene encoding heat shock transcription factor, Y-linked-like, with the protein MAADGNSSDNEINEIKQEPLPEDTSYGFAPDELFEPSDSPSPEPLGQDEGAACDARAASTRGEKDPQALTDDRETKHVPHNSSEENAGNGNVFSSLSFPKKLWQVAESDEFKAIWWGHSGNYIVIDEEMFKVEVLGRTRPRRVFETERMRGFIRQLNLYGFTKLQQDLQRSPSLPDLPKEEDAFSACRKILYYYNPSFKRDSPHLLQNCKRRVALKRKALQAGLDESCPSSSLYAQPGCRDADMDEEDPLAAATPAEATQPAAPAGSPVPRHWAKATPQASGAPTASQGAAPTLPDPAAAAGRDKQRRLDPSLLLAGSSQTSAAAPAPSPHHVLPSQIALCPNAGAPKAPSAALPPFGHPLLPVALLAAASAAAILQPYSWQGLAAPHCPTCTCDQDRAAAGDRMAPRHGTR; encoded by the exons ATGGCTGCAGATGGAAACTCGAGTGACAATGAGATCAATGAAATTAAACAGGAGCCACTTCCAGAAGACACGTCATACGGTTTTGCTCCAGACGAGCTGTTTGAGCCTTCGGACTCCCCTTCTCCTGAACCCCTGGGACAGGATGAAGGAGCAGCTTGTGATGCTCGTGCAGCATCcacaaggggagaaaaagatcCCCAAGCTCTCACTGATGACCGTGAGACCAAACACGTTCCTCATAATTCTTCTGAGGAGAACGCTGGCAACGGCAACGTCTTCTCATCCCTCAGCTTCCCAAAGAAACTCTGGCAAGTGGCTGAAAGTGACGAATTTAAGGCCATCTGGTGGGGTCACTCTGGAAACTATATTGTGATCGACGAGGAAATGTTTAAAGTGGAAGTGCTGGGAAGGACAAGACCTCGGAGAGTTTTTGAGACGGAGAGAATGAGAGGTTTCATTCGTCAGCTTAATCTGTATGGATTCACCAAACTGCAACAGGACCTGCAAAGATCTCCCTCGCTTCCCGATCTTCCGAAAGAAGAGGATGCATTTTCTGCTTGTAGGAAG ATACTCTACTACTACAACCCCAGCTTCAAGAGAGATTCTCCCCACCTGCTCCAGAACTGCAAGCGACGAGTTGCCCTGAAGAGGAAAGCCCTGCAGGCGGGGCTGGATgagagctgccccagcagcagcctatATGCCCAGCCTGGGTGCAGAGATGCCGATATGGATGAGGAGGACCCGCTGGCAGCAGCAACTCCAGCAGAAGCCACACAGCCAGCGGCACCCGCGGGGTCCCCAGTCCCCAGGCACTGGGCAAAAGCCACCCCTCAAGCCAGCGGTGCCCCTACAGCCTcgcagggagctgctcccaccctgccagatcctgctgcagcagcaggcagggacaagCAGCGGCGTCTGGACCCCTCCCTGCTGctagcaggcagcagccagaccTCAGCTGccgctcctgctccctccccacaccACGTCCTACCTTCCCAGATAGCCCTGTGCCCAAACGCAGGAGCTCCGAAGGCTCCCTCGGCTGCCCTGCCTCCCTTTGGTCACCCACTCCTTCCAGTGGccttgctggcagcagcctctgctgcagccatttTGCAGCCGTACAGCTGGCAGGGCCTGGCAGCCCCACACTGCCCGACCTGCACCTGCGACCAAgacagggcagctgcaggcgACAGAATGGCACCCAGGCATGGGACCCGCTAG
- the LOC137864381 gene encoding heat shock transcription factor, Y-linked-like: MAADGNSSDNEINEIKQEPLPEDTSYGFAPDELFEPSDSPSPEPLGQDEGAACDARAASTRGEKDPQALTDDRETKHVPHNSSEENAGNGNVFSSLSFPKKLWQVAESDEFKAIWWGHSGNYIVIDEEMFKVEVLGRTRPRRVFETERMRGFIRQLNLYGFTKLQQDLQRSPSLPDLPKEEDAFSACRKILYYYNPSFKRDSPHLLQNCKRRVALKRKALQAGLDESCPSSSLYAQPGCRDADMDEEDPLAAATPAEATQPAAPAGSPVPRHWAKATPQASGAPTASQGAAPTLPDPAAAAGRDKQRRLDPSLLLAGSSQTSAAAPAPSPHHVLPSQIALCPNAGAPKAPSAALPPFGHPLLPVALLAAASAAAILQPYSWQGLAAPHCPTCTCDQDRAAAGDRMAPRHGTR; this comes from the exons ATGGCTGCAGATGGAAACTCGAGTGACAATGAGATCAATGAAATTAAACAGGAGCCACTTCCAGAAGACACGTCATACGGTTTTGCTCCAGACGAGCTGTTTGAGCCTTCGGACTCCCCTTCTCCTGAACCCCTGGGACAGGATGAAGGAGCAGCTTGTGATGCTCGTGCAGCATCcacaaggggagaaaaagatcCCCAAGCTCTCACTGATGACCGTGAGACCAAACACGTTCCTCATAATTCTTCTGAGGAGAACGCTGGCAACGGCAACGTCTTCTCATCCCTCAGCTTCCCAAAGAAACTCTGGCAAGTGGCTGAAAGTGACGAATTTAAGGCCATCTGGTGGGGTCACTCTGGAAACTATATTGTGATCGACGAGGAAATGTTTAAAGTGGAAGTGCTGGGAAGGACAAGACCTCGGAGAGTTTTTGAGACGGAGAGAATGAGAGGTTTCATTCGTCAGCTTAATCTGTATGGATTCACCAAACTGCAACAGGACCTGCAAAGATCTCCCTCGCTTCCTGATCTTCCGAAAGAAGAGGATGCATTTTCTGCTTGTAGGAAG ATACTCTACTACTACAACCCCAGCTTCAAGAGAGATTCTCCCCACCTGCTCCAGAACTGCAAGCGACGAGTTGCCCTGAAGAGGAAAGCCCTGCAGGCGGGGCTGGATgagagctgccccagcagcagcctatATGCCCAGCCTGGGTGCAGAGATGCCGATATGGATGAGGAGGACCCGCTGGCAGCAGCAACTCCAGCAGAAGCCACACAGCCAGCGGCACCCGCGGGGTCCCCAGTCCCCAGGCACTGGGCAAAAGCCACCCCTCAAGCCAGCGGTGCCCCTACAGCCTcgcagggagctgctcccaccctgccagatcctgctgcagcagcaggcagggacaagCAGCGGCGTCTGGACCCCTCCCTGCTGctagcaggcagcagccagaccTCAGCTGccgctcctgctccctccccacaccACGTCCTACCTTCCCAGATAGCCCTGTGCCCAAACGCAGGAGCTCCGAAGGCTCCCTCGGCTGCCCTGCCTCCCTTTGGTCACCCACTCCTTCCAGTGGccttgctggcagcagcctctgctgcagccatttTGCAGCCGTACAGCTGGCAGGGCCTGGCAGCCCCACACTGCCCGACCTGCACCTGCGACCAAgacagggcagctgcaggcgACAGAATGGCACCCAGGCATGGGACCCGCTAG
- the LOC137864513 gene encoding heat shock transcription factor, Y-linked-like — protein MAADGNSSDNEINEIKQEPLPEDTSYGFAPDELFEPSDSPSPEPLGQDEGAACDARAASTRGEKDPQALTDDRETKHVPHNSSEENAGNGNVFSSLSFPKKLWQVAESDEFKAIWWGHSGNYIVIDEEMFKVEVLGRTRPRRVFETERMRGFIRQLNLYGFTKLQQDLQRSPSLPDLPKEEDAFSACRKILYYYNPSFKRDSPHLLQNCKRRVALKRKALQAGLDESCPSSSLYAQPGCRDADMDEEDPLAAATPAEATQPAAPAGSPVPRHWAKATPQASGAPTASQGAAPTLPDPAAAAGRDKQRRLDPSLLLAGSSQTSAAAPAPSPHHVLPSQIALCPNAGAPKAPSAALPPFGHPLLPVALLAAASAAAILQPYSWQGLAAPHCPTCTCDQDRAAAGDRMAPRHGTR, from the exons ATGGCTGCAGATGGAAACTCGAGTGACAATGAGATCAATGAAATTAAACAGGAGCCACTTCCAGAAGACACGTCATACGGTTTTGCTCCAGACGAGCTGTTTGAGCCTTCGGACTCCCCTTCTCCTGAACCCCTGGGACAGGATGAAGGAGCAGCTTGTGATGCTCGTGCAGCATCcacaaggggagaaaaagatcCCCAAGCTCTCACTGATGACCGTGAGACCAAACACGTTCCTCATAATTCTTCTGAGGAGAACGCTGGCAACGGCAATGTCTTCTCATCCCTCAGCTTCCCAAAGAAACTCTGGCAAGTGGCTGAAAGTGACGAATTTAAGGCCATCTGGTGGGGTCACTCTGGAAACTATATTGTGATCGACGAGGAAATGTTTAAAGTGGAAGTGCTGGGAAGGACAAGACCTCGGAGAGTTTTTGAGACGGAGAGAATGAGAGGTTTCATTCGTCAGCTTAATCTGTATGGATTCACCAAACTGCAACAGGACCTGCAAAGATCTCCCTCGCTTCCCGATCTTCCGAAAGAAGAGGATGCATTTTCTGCTTGTAGGAAG ATACTCTACTACTACAACCCCAGCTTCAAGAGAGATTCTCCCCACCTGCTCCAGAACTGCAAGCGACGAGTTGCCCTGAAGAGGAAAGCCCTGCAGGCGGGGCTGGATgagagctgccccagcagcagcctatATGCCCAGCCTGGGTGCAGAGATGCCGATATGGATGAGGAGGACCCGCTGGCAGCAGCAACTCCAGCAGAAGCCACACAGCCAGCGGCACCCGCGGGGTCCCCAGTCCCCAGGCACTGGGCAAAAGCCACCCCTCAAGCCAGCGGTGCCCCTACAGCCTcgcagggagctgctcccaccctgccagatcctgctgcagcagcaggcagggacaagCAGCGGCGTCTGGACCCCTCCCTGCTGctagcaggcagcagccagaccTCAGCTGccgctcctgctccctccccacaccACGTCCTACCTTCCCAGATAGCCCTGTGCCCAAACGCAGGAGCTCCGAAGGCTCCCTCGGCTGCCCTGCCTCCCTTTGGTCACCCACTCCTTCCAGTGGccttgctggcagcagcctctgctgcagccatttTGCAGCCGTACAGCTGGCAGGGCCTGGCAGCCCCACACTGCCCGACCTGCACCTGCGACCAAgacagggcagctgcaggcgACAGAATGGCACCCAGGCATGGGACCCGCTAG
- the LOC137864514 gene encoding heat shock transcription factor, Y-linked-like has protein sequence MAADGNSSDNEINEIKQEPLPEDTSYGFAPDELFEPSDSPSPEPLGQDEGAACDARAASTRGEKDPQALTDDRETKHVPHNSSEENAGNGNVFSSLSFPKKLWQVAESDEFKAIWWGHSGNYIVIDEEMFKVEVLGRTRPRRVFETERMRGFIRQLNLYGFTKLQQDLQRSPSLPDLPKEEDAFSACRKILYYYNPSFKRDSPHLLQNCKRRVALKRKALQAGLDESYPSSSLYAQPGCRDADMDEEDPLAAATPAEATQPVAPAGSPVPRHWAKATPQASGAPTASQGAAPTLPDPAAAAGRDKQRRLDPSLLLAGSSQTSAAAPAPSPHHVLPSQIALCPNAGAPKAPSAALPPFGHPLLPVALLAAASAAAILQPYSWQGLAAPHCPTCTCNQDRAAAGDRMAPRHGTH, from the exons ATGGCTGCAGATGGAAACTCGAGTGACAATGAGATCAATGAAATTAAACAGGAGCCACTTCCAGAAGACACGTCATACGGTTTTGCTCCAGACGAGCTGTTTGAGCCTTCGGACTCCCCTTCTCCTGAACCCCTGGGACAGGATGAAGGAGCAGCTTGTGATGCTCGTGCAGCATCcacaaggggagaaaaagatcCCCAAGCTCTCACTGATGACCGTGAGACCAAACACGTTCCTCATAATTCTTCTGAGGAGAACGCTGGCAACGGCAACGTCTTCTCATCCCTCAGCTTCCCAAAGAAACTCTGGCAAGTGGCTGAAAGTGACGAATTTAAGGCCATCTGGTGGGGTCACTCTGGAAACTATATTGTGATCGACGAGGAAATGTTTAAAGTGGAAGTGCTGGGAAGGACAAGACCTCGGAGAGTTTTTGAGACGGAGAGAATGAGAGGTTTCATTCGTCAGCTTAATCTGTATGGATTCACCAAACTGCAACAGGACCTGCAAAGATCTCCCTCGCTTCCCGATCTTCCGAAAGAAGAGGATGCATTTTCTGCTTGTAGGAAG ATACTCTACTACTACAACCCCAGCTTCAAGAGAGATTCTCCCCACCTGCTCCAGAACTGCAAGCGACGAGTTGCCCTGAAGAGGAAAGCCCTGCAGGCGGGGCTGGATGAGAGctaccccagcagcagcctatATGCCCAGCCTGGGTGCAGAGATGCCGATATGGATGAGGAGGACCCGCTGGCAGCAGCAACTCCAGCAGAAGCCACACAGCCAGTGGCACCCGCGGGGTCCCCAGTCCCCAGGCACTGGGCAAAAGCCACCCCTCAAGCCAGCGGTGCCCCTACAGCCTcgcagggagctgctcccaccctgccagatcctgctgcagcagcaggcagggacaagCAGCGGCGTCTGGACCCCTCCCTGCTGctagcaggcagcagccagaccTCAGCTGccgctcctgctccctccccacaccACGTCCTACCTTCCCAGATAGCCCTGTGCCCAAACGCAGGAGCTCCGAAGGCTCCCTCGGCTGCCCTGCCTCCCTTCGGTCACCCACTCCTTCCAGTGGccttgctggcagcagcctctgctgcagccatttTGCAGCCGTACAGCTGGCAGGGCCTGGCAGCCCCACACTGCCCGACCTGCACCTGCAACCAAgacagggcagctgcaggcgACAGAATGGCACCCAGGCATGGGACCCACTAG